The following is a genomic window from Effusibacillus lacus.
GTTCGTCAAACCTTGCGACTAAACTTACGAGTCCTTGGTTACGCCAATGCGCGTGGCCAAGGGCTTTGTTTACCTGTGGAGTGTTCGCGAGCCTCCAGTATCCCTTGCGGGAACCGCTGATCCTCGTAGCCCACTCGTTTGGTATTCCTAGCGCAATCAGTTTCTTTCTTTTGGTTTTGGGTTTCTTCCATTGTTTCAGCAGGCACATTCTGAGTCGTCTACGTAACCATTCATCGAGCTGCTCGAATGTACTTCTTGTGTCTGCAGAGCGGAAGTAGCCACTCCACCCGTTCAGATACTGATTTAATTTGCACAGTCTTTGTTCCATGGATTGACTTTTGCTCCGGCTTGTCAGTTCTCTCACTTTATCCTTGAACCGTTTGACTGTCTTTTCGGCAAGTCTAATTTTCGGTTCCTTGTGGTGTGAAAATGAGAACCCGAGGAACTTTCGCTTCCATGGGCGGTCTACCGCGCTTTTCTCCACGTTGACCTTCAGTTTTAGTCGTCCTTCTACAAATCGTTTGACGCTCTCTAACACCCGTTCCCCTGCCCTCTTACTTTTAACATAGATATTGCAGTCGTCCGCATAGCGGACGAATCGGTGCCCACGCTTGATTAGTTCCTTGTCGAGGTCATCCAGCATAATGTTGGCAAGCAGTGGGCTTAAAGGGCCCCCTTGCGGGGTTCCTTCCTCTGTTGCCACACAACAGCCGTTTATCATGACTCCTGCTTGCAAGTACCGCCGTATGAGTTTAAGGACTCGTTTATCCTCAATCTTTCGGGCAAGTTTTGCCATGAGGATGTCATGGTTTACTCGGTCAAAGAACTTTTCCAAGTCCATGTCTACTACATAGCGAAAACCTTGTCGTATGTAGGACTGGGCTTGACGGACCGCCATCTGCGCCTTGTATCCCGGACGGAAGCCAAAGCTAAACGGTGAGAATCCGGGGTCAAAAATG
Proteins encoded in this region:
- the ltrA gene encoding group II intron reverse transcriptase/maturase; amino-acid sequence: MASSREEHRQQNIPTGSYLQEEAVNLRGTEGAPSSSPAQTREQTREVRHNHLMEQVVQRENLLSALHRVERNKGAAGVDGMATRSLRPFLLEHWQEIRDRLLNGTYQPQPVRRFEIQKPDGGGVRLLGIPTVLDRFIQQAFLQILTPIFDPGFSPFSFGFRPGYKAQMAVRQAQSYIRQGFRYVVDMDLEKFFDRVNHDILMAKLARKIEDKRVLKLIRRYLQAGVMINGCCVATEEGTPQGGPLSPLLANIMLDDLDKELIKRGHRFVRYADDCNIYVKSKRAGERVLESVKRFVEGRLKLKVNVEKSAVDRPWKRKFLGFSFSHHKEPKIRLAEKTVKRFKDKVRELTSRSKSQSMEQRLCKLNQYLNGWSGYFRSADTRSTFEQLDEWLRRRLRMCLLKQWKKPKTKRKKLIALGIPNEWATRISGSRKGYWRLANTPQVNKALGHAHWRNQGLVSLVARFDE